In the Oncorhynchus nerka isolate Pitt River linkage group LG2, Oner_Uvic_2.0, whole genome shotgun sequence genome, one interval contains:
- the LOC115140965 gene encoding tetraspanin-31-like, with protein MVCGGFTCSKNALCSLNVVYMLVGLLLIGVAAWGKGFGIVSSIHIIGGVIAVGVFLLLISIVGLIGALNHHQVMLFFYMVILFLVFLFQFGVSCSCLAINKGQQVKLLSATWALMSNDTRLGVENKLNCCGLLNNNQSKEQFNEDVTLCNAPCKHGGFCFTCGDLMLKHAAEALKILGAVGLFFSFTEILGVWLAARYRNQKASRANPSAFL; from the exons ATGGTTTGTGGGGGATTTACGTGTTCTAAAAATGCTCTTTGTTCTCTCAACGTGGTGTACATG TTGGTTGGTCTGTTGCTGATTGGCGTTGCAGCGTGGGGGAAAGGCTTCGGCATCGTGTCCAGCATCCACATCATCGGCGGGGTCATCGCTGTGGGCGTCTTCTTACTGCTTATCTCCATCGTGGGTCTCATTGGAGCCCTCAACCACCACCAAGTCATGCTCTTCTTT tACATGGTCATTCTGTTCCTGGTGTTTCTTTTCCAGTTTGGTGTGTCCTGCTCCTGCCTGGCTATTAACAAGGGACAGCAG GTGAAGCTGTTGAGTGCTACCTGGGCATTGATGAGCAACGACACACGGCTGGGCGTGGAGAACAAGTTGAACTGCTGTGGGCTGCTGAACAACAACCAGAGCAAAGAGCAGTTCAACGAGGACGTGACACTCTGCAATGCG CCCTGTAAACATGGCGGGTTCTGTTTCACCTGTGGGGACTTGATGCTGAAGCACGCTGCAGAGGCTCTGAAAATCCTGGGTGCAGTAGGACTCTTCTTCAGCTTCACAGAG ATCTTGGGTGTGTGGCTGGCTGCACGTTACAGGAACCAGAAGGCTTCAAGAGCCAACCCCAGTGCATTCCTATAA
- the LOC115140953 gene encoding cyclin-dependent kinase 4-like produces MAQGSEVQYEPVAEIGGGAYGTVYKARDLESGQFVALKSVRVQTDQDGLPISTVREVALLKRLEQFDHPNVVKLMDVCATLRTDQETKVTLVFEHVDQDLKTYLEKAPAPGLPPSRIQDLMRQLLCGLAFLHSNRVVHRDLKPENILVTSRGQVKLADFGLARIYSYHMALTPVVVTLWYRPPEVLLQSTYATPVDIWSTGCIFAEMFRRKPLFCGDSEVDQLGKIFNVIGLPPEEEWPADVTLSRHNFSPISPRPITDYAPEINKQGTELLLKMLTFDPLRRISALNALEHPYFQENEEEVTNG; encoded by the exons ATGGCCCAGGGCAGTGAGGTCCAGTACGAGCCGGTGGCAGAGATCGGAGGCGGTGCATACGGGACGGTGTACAAAGCTCGGGACCTGGAGAGTGGCCAGTTTGTAGCTCTGAAGAGCGTTCGCGTCCAGACGGACCAAGATGGCCTCCCTATCTCCACAGTCAGAGAGGTGGCCCTGCTGAAGAGACTGGAGCAGTTTGACCATCCCAACGTGGTCAA GCTCATGGACGTGTGTGCCACCCTGAGGACGGATCAGGAGACTAAAGTCACCCTGGTGTTTGAGCACGTGGACCAGGACCTTAAGACCTACCTAGAGAAGGCCCCCGCCCCAGGACTGCCCCCCAGCCGCATCCAA GACCTGATGCGTCAGTTGCTGTGTGGCCTGGCATTCCTCCACTCGAACCGCGTGGTGCACCGGGACCTGAAgccagagaacatcctggtcaccAGCCGTGGTCAGGTGAAGCTGGCCGACTTTGGACTGGCAAGGATCTACAGCTACCACATGGCCCTCACTCCTGTG GTGGTGACTCTGTGGTACAGGCCTCCTGAGGTCCTGCTCCAGTCCACCTACGCCACGCCTGTGGACATCTGGAGCACGGGCTGCATCTTTGCTGAGATGTTCCGACGCAA ACCATTGTTCTGTGGAGACTCTGAAGTGGACCAACTGGGAAAGATATTCAA TGTGATTGGCCTGCCACCTGAGGAGGAGTGGCCTGCTGATGTCACCCTCTCACGACACAACTTCAGTCCTATCAGCCCCCGCCCAATCACCGACTACGCTCCAGAGATCAATAAACAGGGGACAGAGTTGCTGCTG AAAATGCTAACTTTTGACCCTCTAAGAAGAATCTCTGCCCTGAATGCTCTAGAACATCCTTACTTCCAGGAGAATGAGGAAGAAGTGACAAATGGTTGA